The Chryseolinea soli genome contains a region encoding:
- a CDS encoding OmpA family protein: MRLRFLLWIVPIFLVACSAEKKAQKAFKLGKYQNTIDIYKKIQAKNPNAGKPNYFLAESYRLSNRVKESEAYYAKAGGKGIDKDTVQYYYAEALKANGKYAEAKEVMNKLAANAETPAMKDRAKAGADGIAYIENLETKKNYYKIKNLELINTPSSEYSPVFLNNELYFTSSRGKDRIYEATGTPFTDIYKVASRGANVDVATVAPLPAGINSESINDGCITFSPDGKTMVFAKGNNGKRKGAEDVDLYISRFRNNVWTEPVMINVNIANAWDSSPAFSPDGRTLYFASNRKGGYGGDDIYSAQMDSRGRFSKARNLGPEINTPGNELFPYMAEDMKLYFSSDGHPGYGGLDIFVVKRVNGKNSIENLGQPINSTGDDFGMFLFRPDRGFMTSNREGGKGDDDIYTFVNEDPNLKVVNYYLQGITYGKDKEEKVQILPNTKVTVLDGKGEVMQDFVTGNDGKFLFRVYENEDYTLTGTTDGYLMKRQTYTTRGRSVDPLSLKELLTTITFDTTLVLDKTETGRSFVLDNIYYNFDRAEIRPDAAVELDKLVQLLIDNPEIKIELGSHTDSVDIESYNLDLSQRRANSAVTYIIQHGIAPDRLVARGYGESKPIARNTNPDGTDNPVGRQKNRRTEFKILEIRAVPKTLETDDSFDEDKYFKTDGN; this comes from the coding sequence ATGAGGTTAAGATTTTTACTATGGATCGTCCCCATTTTTCTGGTAGCCTGCAGCGCCGAGAAGAAAGCGCAAAAAGCGTTTAAGCTAGGCAAGTACCAAAACACGATAGATATTTATAAAAAAATCCAGGCCAAGAACCCCAACGCAGGCAAGCCTAATTATTTCTTAGCCGAATCGTATCGTCTCTCCAACCGCGTCAAAGAGTCTGAAGCCTATTACGCAAAAGCCGGCGGCAAAGGAATCGACAAAGACACCGTACAATACTATTATGCTGAAGCGCTGAAAGCCAATGGCAAATATGCCGAGGCCAAAGAGGTGATGAACAAACTCGCCGCCAACGCGGAAACCCCGGCAATGAAAGACCGGGCAAAAGCAGGAGCGGATGGCATCGCGTATATCGAAAACCTGGAGACCAAGAAAAATTACTATAAGATCAAGAACCTGGAGCTGATCAACACGCCTTCCAGCGAGTACTCGCCCGTGTTCCTGAACAATGAATTGTATTTTACTTCCTCCCGCGGCAAGGATCGCATCTATGAGGCCACGGGTACACCCTTCACCGATATCTACAAAGTAGCCAGCCGGGGTGCCAATGTGGATGTCGCGACCGTTGCACCGCTTCCGGCCGGTATCAACTCCGAAAGCATCAACGACGGTTGCATCACCTTCTCGCCCGATGGCAAGACCATGGTTTTCGCCAAGGGCAACAACGGTAAACGGAAGGGCGCGGAAGACGTGGACTTGTACATCTCCCGTTTCAGAAATAACGTGTGGACCGAACCCGTTATGATCAACGTCAATATTGCAAATGCCTGGGATTCGTCACCCGCGTTTAGTCCCGATGGACGCACCCTCTATTTTGCGTCTAACCGGAAAGGTGGCTATGGAGGAGACGATATTTATTCTGCCCAAATGGATTCGCGTGGACGTTTTTCGAAGGCCCGTAACCTCGGTCCCGAGATCAACACCCCTGGCAACGAACTCTTCCCCTACATGGCGGAAGATATGAAACTCTATTTTTCATCCGATGGACACCCGGGATATGGTGGCCTCGACATCTTTGTGGTGAAGCGGGTGAATGGAAAAAATTCCATCGAAAACCTTGGCCAGCCCATCAACAGCACGGGTGATGATTTTGGCATGTTCCTATTCCGACCCGACCGTGGTTTCATGACGTCCAACCGCGAAGGCGGCAAAGGCGATGACGATATCTATACGTTCGTCAATGAAGATCCCAACCTGAAAGTGGTGAACTACTATTTGCAGGGTATTACCTATGGCAAGGACAAAGAGGAGAAGGTTCAAATACTGCCCAACACAAAAGTAACGGTCCTCGACGGCAAGGGTGAAGTGATGCAGGACTTTGTGACCGGTAACGACGGCAAATTCTTGTTCCGGGTATACGAAAACGAAGACTATACACTGACCGGCACCACCGATGGATACCTCATGAAACGTCAGACCTATACAACCCGTGGCCGATCGGTAGATCCTTTGTCCTTAAAAGAATTGCTGACCACTATCACCTTCGATACAACCCTGGTGCTGGATAAAACTGAAACCGGCAGATCCTTCGTACTCGACAACATCTACTACAATTTCGACCGAGCCGAAATTCGCCCGGACGCCGCTGTGGAATTGGATAAGCTTGTACAGTTGCTGATCGACAACCCGGAGATCAAGATCGAATTGGGTTCGCACACCGACAGTGTGGATATCGAATCCTACAACCTAGATCTCTCGCAACGCCGCGCAAATTCGGCCGTCACGTATATCATTCAACATGGCATTGCCCCCGACCGTCTCGTGGCGAGGGGTTATGGTGAATCCAAACCCATTGCCCGCAACACCAACCCCGATGGCACGGACAATCCAGTAGGCCGCCAAAAGAACCGGAGAACCGAATTCAAGATCCTGGAAATAAGAGCTGTTCCAAAAACGCTCGAAACCGACGACTCCTTCGACGAGGACAAGTACTTTAAAACCGATGGCAATTAG
- a CDS encoding acyl-CoA desaturase translates to MTVILIFFIAHWYLSLFFQTFFLHRYAAHKAFTMSPFAEKVTFVLTWIFQGANYLSAYGYGVMHRMHHAFADTEDDPHSPKYDETIWNMMWKTKTIYSDIANRKLVPEKRFTEGVPTWEAFDKFARSWPSRIFWAAIYISVYAVYANHWWLWLLLPIQFLMSPVHGAIINWFAHKYGYRNFEVGDTSRNFLPVDFLMMGESYHNNHHKNGSRANFGGIRWHEIDPTYIVIKLLHKVGAIQIVRYKEIKMENMKKSEKKAA, encoded by the coding sequence ATGACCGTCATTTTGATCTTCTTTATAGCGCACTGGTATCTGTCCCTGTTCTTTCAAACATTTTTCCTGCACCGCTACGCCGCCCACAAAGCCTTTACCATGAGCCCGTTTGCCGAAAAGGTAACGTTTGTGCTCACGTGGATCTTCCAGGGAGCCAACTACCTTAGCGCCTACGGCTATGGAGTGATGCACCGGATGCACCACGCCTTTGCCGACACCGAAGACGACCCGCACTCCCCCAAATACGACGAGACCATCTGGAACATGATGTGGAAAACAAAGACCATCTATTCCGACATCGCTAACCGCAAGCTGGTTCCCGAGAAACGTTTCACCGAAGGCGTGCCCACTTGGGAAGCGTTCGACAAATTTGCGCGCTCATGGCCATCCAGAATTTTCTGGGCTGCTATCTATATCAGCGTATATGCAGTGTATGCCAACCATTGGTGGCTGTGGCTCCTGTTGCCCATCCAATTCCTGATGAGCCCTGTTCATGGTGCCATCATCAACTGGTTTGCACACAAATACGGCTACAGAAACTTTGAAGTAGGCGACACCTCACGCAACTTCCTCCCGGTAGATTTCCTGATGATGGGCGAAAGCTATCACAACAATCACCACAAGAACGGCTCACGTGCAAACTTCGGCGGCATCCGCTGGCACGAGATCGACCCGACCTACATTGTGATCAAACTATTGCACAAAGTCGGCGCCATCCAGATCGTTCGCTACAAAGAGATCAAGATGGAAAATATGAAGAAGTCGGAGAAGAAGGCGGCGTAA
- a CDS encoding sigma-70 family RNA polymerase sigma factor, translating to MSRDQAITLYQPMLHAIAYNIVRCKADAEDIVQETFLKWLSLGPKKVEDTRAYLIRAVRNNCLNHINTLRHKKEELLNQHTIAEIIGRFKETSFAHLDLDAELAKAMKILHAKLEPLERAVYLLKEVFDFDYEALQDTFDKKKDHCRQLFCRAKKKLSEETAKLNFDLPDKSTLLETFRKACDFGNAAELVQELKKDVSDAASKKS from the coding sequence ATGAGTCGAGACCAAGCCATAACACTCTACCAACCGATGTTGCATGCCATTGCCTACAACATTGTACGCTGCAAGGCCGATGCGGAAGATATTGTGCAGGAAACCTTCCTGAAATGGCTGAGTTTGGGCCCCAAGAAAGTGGAGGATACCCGGGCCTATCTCATCCGCGCCGTGCGCAACAACTGCCTCAATCATATCAACACCCTGCGGCACAAAAAGGAAGAGTTGCTAAACCAGCACACCATCGCCGAAATCATAGGACGCTTCAAGGAAACCAGCTTTGCCCACCTTGATCTGGATGCCGAACTGGCCAAGGCCATGAAAATCCTGCACGCCAAATTGGAGCCGCTGGAACGGGCTGTTTACTTATTGAAGGAGGTATTCGACTTCGACTATGAAGCCCTCCAGGACACTTTCGACAAGAAAAAAGATCACTGCCGCCAACTCTTTTGCCGGGCCAAGAAAAAGCTAAGCGAGGAAACGGCTAAACTGAACTTCGATCTTCCCGATAAATCCACCTTGTTAGAGACTTTTCGCAAGGCTTGTGATTTTGGAAATGCCGCGGAGCTCGTCCAGGAGCTCAAAAAGGACGTTTCTGACGCCGCCTCAAAAAAATCCTAA
- a CDS encoding acyl-CoA desaturase, whose amino-acid sequence MTESTVKPEVRSKPIIVQEIAFAAMHLLPLGALYTGATKFDWIVCAVLYFARMFWVTGGYHRYFAHKSYKTSRWFQFVIAFMSQTTAQKGALWWAAHHRHHHRHSDTPADPHSMKIYGFWYSHIGWIVGPDFKETDYKVIGDYAKYPELVWLNKHYLVPPTILALVVMALGGIVNGGSILAMFTTAGFSSLFVGFFLSTVILYHATFSINSVMHKFGTQRYESNDESRNSVWLALLTMGEGWHNNHHYYETAARQGFFWWEIDITYYILRGFAAVGLIWDLKEVPKHIKLSKNKQEAAALRKAYEAEKINAA is encoded by the coding sequence ATGACAGAATCAACCGTAAAACCCGAAGTCCGGAGCAAACCCATTATCGTGCAGGAGATTGCTTTTGCAGCGATGCATTTGCTTCCCCTCGGAGCCCTGTATACGGGCGCTACCAAATTCGATTGGATCGTTTGTGCTGTCCTTTATTTTGCCCGCATGTTCTGGGTCACCGGTGGATACCACCGCTATTTCGCCCACAAATCCTATAAAACTTCCCGTTGGTTTCAATTCGTGATCGCATTCATGTCGCAGACCACGGCGCAGAAGGGCGCGCTCTGGTGGGCAGCCCATCACCGCCACCACCATCGCCACAGCGACACGCCGGCCGATCCGCACTCGATGAAGATCTATGGCTTCTGGTATTCGCATATCGGCTGGATCGTGGGACCCGACTTTAAGGAAACCGACTACAAGGTGATTGGCGACTACGCTAAATATCCCGAGCTGGTTTGGCTCAACAAGCACTACCTCGTGCCGCCCACCATCCTCGCGTTGGTGGTGATGGCTCTCGGAGGCATTGTGAATGGCGGAAGCATCCTGGCCATGTTCACCACGGCCGGGTTCTCTTCGCTGTTTGTCGGTTTCTTCCTGAGCACCGTCATCCTGTACCATGCCACGTTCTCGATCAACTCGGTCATGCACAAGTTTGGAACGCAGCGCTACGAATCGAACGACGAGTCGCGCAACAGCGTATGGCTGGCGTTGCTCACCATGGGTGAAGGCTGGCACAACAATCACCATTATTATGAAACAGCCGCCCGCCAGGGATTTTTTTGGTGGGAGATAGACATCACCTATTACATCCTACGGGGCTTTGCCGCCGTGGGGTTGATCTGGGATTTGAAGGAAGTTCCGAAGCATATCAAACTTTCCAAGAACAAGCAGGAAGCTGCTGCACTACGGAAAGCCTATGAGGCGGAAAAGATCAATGCAGCATAA
- a CDS encoding DEAD/DEAH box helicase, whose amino-acid sequence MTFQDFKFDEKLLEGLSSMGFNNPTPIQEQAIPSILEGHDLIACAQTGTGKTAAYLLPILNNIIHAETRHLNTLVIAPTRELAQQIDQQIEGFGYFIGVSSISVYGGGDGATWDQQRRALEQGADIIIATPGRLIALLATGKIVLDHLEHLVLDEADRMLDMGFFDDIVKIINYLPKDRQTILFSATMPPKIRTLATKILNQPKEINIAIAKPAAGILQQAYVVYDAQKAALIKHVLKSNTWNSVILFASTKETVKKLDIAFQRAGLPARAFHSDLDQTEREQILRAFKNKQINMLIGTDVLSRGIDVEGISMVINYDVPPDPEDYVHRVGRTARAETTGTAITFINERDQGKFYSIENLIGDTIPKLPLPESIGAGPAYEPRAKRNGNGRDGGGRDGGSGFKKRRNFRKGPPRKK is encoded by the coding sequence TTGACTTTCCAGGATTTTAAATTTGACGAGAAGCTGTTGGAGGGATTGTCCTCCATGGGTTTCAACAACCCGACGCCTATTCAAGAGCAGGCCATTCCCAGCATTCTCGAAGGACACGACCTTATCGCCTGTGCCCAAACCGGCACGGGGAAAACGGCAGCTTACTTGCTGCCCATCTTGAACAATATCATCCACGCAGAAACACGGCACCTCAACACGCTGGTCATCGCTCCAACGCGCGAGCTGGCGCAACAGATCGACCAGCAGATTGAAGGCTTTGGCTATTTTATCGGTGTGAGCTCCATCTCTGTTTACGGTGGTGGCGACGGCGCTACCTGGGACCAGCAACGCCGGGCCCTGGAGCAAGGAGCCGACATCATCATTGCTACGCCCGGCCGGCTCATCGCCTTGCTGGCAACAGGAAAAATTGTGCTCGATCATTTGGAGCACCTGGTCTTGGATGAGGCCGACCGCATGCTGGACATGGGTTTCTTTGACGACATCGTGAAGATCATCAACTATCTTCCTAAAGACCGGCAAACCATTTTGTTCTCGGCCACCATGCCGCCGAAGATCCGGACGCTGGCCACCAAGATCCTCAATCAACCCAAAGAAATAAACATCGCCATTGCCAAACCGGCAGCGGGCATTCTGCAGCAGGCCTACGTCGTATACGACGCACAAAAGGCAGCCTTGATCAAGCATGTGCTAAAGAGCAATACGTGGAACAGTGTCATTCTTTTTGCCTCCACGAAGGAGACTGTGAAGAAACTGGACATCGCTTTCCAACGGGCGGGACTCCCCGCACGGGCTTTTCACTCCGACCTTGATCAAACCGAGCGTGAACAAATTTTGCGAGCGTTCAAGAACAAGCAGATCAACATGCTGATCGGTACGGATGTTTTGTCGAGAGGGATTGATGTGGAGGGCATCAGCATGGTGATCAACTATGATGTGCCGCCCGATCCGGAAGATTATGTACACCGCGTGGGTCGCACGGCCCGTGCTGAGACGACGGGTACGGCCATTACTTTTATCAACGAGAGAGATCAGGGCAAATTCTATAGCATCGAAAACCTCATTGGCGACACCATTCCCAAATTACCATTGCCCGAATCTATCGGTGCCGGCCCGGCTTACGAGCCACGCGCAAAGCGCAACGGCAACGGGCGAGATGGCGGCGGACGAGATGGCGGTAGTGGTTTCAAGAAGAGAAGAAATTTCCGCAAGGGCCCGCCGCGGAAAAAATAA
- the mutS gene encoding DNA mismatch repair protein MutS, which yields MATTTSPVETPLMKQYNAIKAKHPGALLLFRVGDFYETFGQDAVAASKVLDIVLTKRGNGSASETELAGFPHHSLDTYLPKLVRAGHRVAICDQLEDPRSVKGIVKRGVTELVTPGLSFNDNVLDRKQNNFLASLFKTKDSCGVAFLDVSTGEFYAAQGSENYVLKLIQGFAPSEIIYSKSSKAHFENLFRDEYSVYALDEWVYAFDFAYEKLTHQFKTTSIKGFGIEGMGEAVIAAGAILHYLEDTEHKDTSHISSISRIDEDKFVWLDKFTIRNLEIVHAQQEGGVPLIDILDRTLTPMGSRQLRKWMILPLKEKAAIDERLAVVEKFFNDTTLADGLTEPLKQIFDLERLISKVAVNRINPREMLQLKRSLRCIQPVKQALEKQESPVLKKLGDQLDPCEILLDKIERELREDAPLNIHQGGLIKEGIDAELDELQKIAFSGKDYLLQIQKREVERTGINSLKISYNKVFGYYLEVSNANKDKVPNDWIRKQTLVNAERYITEELKVYEEKILHAEDKLGVIEQRIFTALIQSAMDFIPKIQQDARVLAQLDCLLSFALTAKANRYVKPEINESLVLNITAGRHPVIEKQLPVGESYVPNDILLDSDKEQLLIITGPNMAGKSALLRQTALIVLMAQMGSFVPAQAAEVGIVDKVFTRVGASDNLSRGESTFMVEMTETASILNNLSDRSLILMDEIGRGTSTYDGVSIAWAIVEYLHNHKDCRPKTLFATHYHELNQLAEDLVRVRNFNVSVKEVGDRIIFMRKLKEGGSEHSFGIHVAQLAGMPNKVVLRANEILHFLEKDKHKNEQRKKIQEMPKPTPQMSLFASDPRFTEIQELLGKVDINTVSPVEALLKLNEVITVLNKK from the coding sequence ATGGCCACAACCACAAGTCCCGTAGAAACCCCGTTGATGAAGCAATACAACGCCATAAAGGCGAAACACCCCGGTGCGCTTTTGCTGTTCAGGGTGGGCGACTTCTATGAGACCTTTGGTCAGGATGCCGTGGCCGCCAGCAAAGTGTTGGACATCGTGCTCACCAAACGCGGTAACGGCTCGGCCTCTGAAACCGAACTGGCTGGGTTCCCCCATCACTCCCTCGACACGTATCTGCCCAAGCTGGTGCGAGCGGGTCATCGCGTGGCCATCTGCGACCAATTGGAGGACCCACGTTCGGTGAAGGGCATCGTGAAGCGCGGCGTTACCGAGTTGGTCACACCGGGGCTCTCATTCAACGATAATGTGCTGGACCGGAAACAAAACAACTTCCTGGCCTCCCTCTTCAAGACCAAAGACAGTTGTGGCGTTGCTTTCCTCGATGTTTCCACCGGCGAGTTTTATGCTGCACAGGGAAGTGAGAATTATGTGCTGAAACTCATCCAGGGATTTGCTCCTTCGGAGATCATCTACAGCAAATCGTCCAAAGCACATTTCGAAAATCTTTTCCGCGACGAATACAGTGTCTATGCTCTGGACGAATGGGTATACGCATTTGATTTTGCGTATGAAAAACTGACCCATCAATTCAAGACCACTTCCATAAAAGGTTTTGGCATCGAAGGCATGGGCGAAGCCGTGATCGCCGCCGGCGCCATTCTCCACTACCTCGAAGACACCGAACACAAAGACACGTCGCACATTTCTTCGATCTCGCGCATCGACGAAGACAAGTTTGTATGGCTGGACAAATTCACCATTCGAAATCTGGAGATCGTGCACGCCCAACAGGAAGGCGGCGTTCCCCTGATCGACATACTCGATCGCACCCTCACCCCCATGGGCTCGCGCCAGTTGAGGAAGTGGATGATCCTTCCCCTAAAAGAAAAAGCCGCCATCGACGAGCGCCTTGCCGTGGTGGAAAAATTTTTCAACGACACCACCCTGGCCGATGGCTTGACCGAACCGCTCAAACAGATCTTTGACCTGGAGCGCCTCATCTCCAAGGTGGCCGTGAATCGCATCAACCCGCGCGAGATGCTGCAGCTCAAGCGCTCACTCCGCTGTATTCAGCCCGTCAAACAGGCCTTGGAAAAACAAGAATCTCCCGTGTTAAAAAAACTGGGCGACCAACTTGATCCTTGCGAAATTCTGCTCGATAAAATTGAACGCGAACTGCGCGAAGATGCGCCCTTGAACATTCACCAGGGCGGCCTCATCAAGGAGGGCATCGATGCGGAATTGGATGAGTTGCAAAAGATCGCTTTCTCGGGGAAAGATTATCTGCTTCAAATTCAGAAGCGGGAAGTGGAACGAACCGGCATCAACTCGCTGAAGATCTCCTACAACAAAGTGTTTGGCTATTACCTAGAGGTGAGCAACGCCAACAAAGACAAAGTTCCCAACGACTGGATCCGCAAACAAACCCTGGTGAATGCCGAGCGCTACATCACCGAGGAGTTGAAGGTATACGAAGAAAAGATCCTGCATGCGGAAGACAAACTCGGCGTGATCGAGCAACGCATCTTCACCGCCCTGATCCAAAGCGCGATGGATTTTATCCCGAAAATTCAACAAGATGCGCGTGTACTGGCGCAGTTGGATTGCCTGTTGTCCTTTGCGCTCACCGCAAAGGCAAACCGCTACGTGAAACCGGAGATCAACGAATCGCTCGTGCTCAACATCACGGCAGGAAGACACCCGGTTATTGAAAAACAACTGCCAGTGGGAGAGTCCTACGTGCCCAACGATATTTTATTGGACAGCGACAAAGAACAATTGCTCATCATCACGGGTCCCAACATGGCCGGTAAGTCGGCCTTGCTAAGACAAACCGCGCTCATCGTGTTGATGGCTCAGATGGGAAGCTTCGTGCCCGCCCAGGCGGCGGAAGTAGGCATTGTCGACAAAGTGTTTACCCGCGTGGGTGCCTCCGACAATCTTTCGCGAGGCGAGTCCACATTCATGGTGGAGATGACCGAAACGGCCAGCATCCTGAACAACCTCAGCGATCGAAGCCTCATTCTCATGGACGAGATCGGCCGCGGCACGAGCACCTACGACGGCGTGTCCATTGCATGGGCCATCGTGGAATATCTGCACAACCACAAAGATTGCAGACCGAAGACCTTGTTCGCCACGCACTATCACGAGTTGAACCAACTGGCAGAGGATCTGGTGCGCGTGAGAAACTTCAACGTGTCGGTGAAGGAAGTTGGCGACCGCATCATCTTTATGCGCAAGCTGAAAGAAGGCGGCAGCGAACACAGCTTTGGGATTCACGTGGCGCAATTGGCCGGCATGCCCAACAAAGTGGTGTTGCGCGCCAATGAGATCCTTCATTTTTTGGAGAAGGATAAACACAAGAATGAACAGCGGAAAAAGATCCAGGAAATGCCAAAGCCCACACCACAGATGAGCTTGTTCGCCTCCGATCCGCGGTTCACCGAAATCCAGGAATTGCTGGGAAAAGTAGACATCAATACGGTAAGTCCCGTTGAGGCTTTGCTAAAGCTCAACGAGGTGATCACCGTGCTGAATAAAAAGTAG
- a CDS encoding RNA methyltransferase: MKKLSLDELGRMSVDEFKESQKIPVCLVLDNLRSLHNVGSAFRTADAFRIEKIYLTGITGTPPHREIQKTALGATESVAWEHVEHTAELLKKLKTEGYTVIIVEQTTASIPLHTFQPNSNQKYCLVFGNEVNGVSEEAVAEADLALEIPQAGTKHSLNVSVCLGIVVWDLYKKLNG; this comes from the coding sequence ATGAAAAAACTATCGCTGGACGAGTTGGGACGAATGTCGGTGGACGAGTTCAAGGAATCGCAGAAAATTCCCGTTTGCCTCGTGCTGGACAATCTCCGCAGCCTCCACAACGTGGGCTCCGCCTTCCGCACCGCCGACGCTTTCCGGATTGAAAAGATCTACCTGACCGGCATTACCGGCACCCCGCCCCATCGCGAAATCCAAAAGACGGCTCTGGGGGCCACCGAATCCGTGGCCTGGGAGCACGTGGAACATACCGCCGAACTCCTCAAAAAACTGAAGACGGAGGGGTATACCGTCATCATCGTGGAGCAAACCACGGCCAGCATTCCGCTGCACACCTTCCAGCCCAATTCAAACCAAAAATATTGCCTCGTCTTTGGTAACGAAGTGAACGGCGTATCCGAAGAAGCCGTGGCCGAAGCCGACCTGGCCCTGGAAATCCCGCAAGCCGGCACGAAACACTCGTTGAATGTCTCGGTTTGCCTGGGCATCGTGGTGTGGGACCTCTATAAAAAACTGAATGGCTGA
- a CDS encoding AIR synthase related protein — translation MSDRYTQRGVSASKEDVHQAISKLDKGLFPKAFCKIVPDYLGNDDTFCTVMHADGAGTKSSLAYLYWKETGDLSVWKGIAQDAIIMNIDDLLCVGATENILLSSTIGRNKNFIPGEVISAIINGTEEVLEMLRQHGLGITSTGGETADLGDLVRTIVVDSTVVSRMKRGAVIDNSRIAAGDVIVGLCSYGQASYEDAYNGGMGSNGLTSARHDVFHKDYAAAYPESYDKTVPPDLVYTGRYKVTDTVKDAPVNVGKLVLSPTRTYAPIIIEVLKHLRSQVHGMVHCSGGAQTKVLHFIDALHVIKDNLFDVPPLFRIIHEESGTAYKEMYKVFNMGHRMELYLPQQHAQQVIDISRSFNVEAKVIGRVEAASQKQVTVRSPFGEFVY, via the coding sequence GTGTCCGATCGCTATACCCAACGCGGTGTTTCCGCCTCTAAAGAAGATGTTCACCAGGCCATCAGCAAGCTCGACAAAGGCCTGTTCCCAAAAGCGTTCTGCAAGATCGTTCCCGACTACCTGGGCAACGACGACACGTTCTGCACCGTGATGCACGCCGACGGCGCGGGCACCAAATCCTCTTTGGCGTATTTGTATTGGAAGGAAACCGGCGACCTCTCCGTCTGGAAAGGCATTGCGCAGGATGCCATCATCATGAACATCGATGATCTGCTTTGTGTGGGCGCCACGGAAAATATTTTGCTGTCGTCCACCATCGGCCGCAATAAAAATTTTATTCCCGGCGAAGTGATCTCCGCCATCATCAACGGCACGGAAGAAGTGTTGGAGATGCTGCGCCAACATGGGTTGGGCATCACCAGCACCGGTGGCGAAACAGCCGACCTAGGTGACCTGGTGCGCACCATCGTCGTGGACAGCACGGTGGTGAGCCGCATGAAACGCGGCGCCGTCATCGACAACAGCCGCATTGCCGCGGGTGATGTGATCGTTGGCTTGTGCTCGTACGGTCAGGCTTCCTATGAAGATGCTTACAACGGGGGTATGGGAAGTAACGGGCTCACCTCGGCCCGTCATGATGTCTTTCATAAAGACTATGCTGCTGCATATCCCGAATCCTATGACAAAACCGTGCCTCCCGATCTCGTGTACACCGGCCGTTATAAAGTTACCGACACGGTCAAAGATGCGCCGGTGAATGTAGGCAAGCTCGTCCTGTCACCCACACGCACCTATGCGCCCATCATCATTGAGGTTTTAAAACATCTTCGCTCTCAAGTGCACGGCATGGTGCATTGCAGTGGGGGAGCACAAACTAAAGTATTGCACTTCATCGATGCTTTGCATGTGATAAAAGATAATCTCTTCGATGTGCCTCCGCTTTTCAGAATTATCCATGAAGAAAGCGGCACGGCCTACAAGGAAATGTACAAGGTCTTCAATATGGGTCACCGCATGGAACTGTATTTACCGCAACAACACGCGCAGCAGGTGATCGATATTTCGCGCAGCTTCAACGTAGAGGCTAAAGTCATTGGCCGGGTGGAGGCCGCTTCGCAAAAGCAGGTTACGGTGCGCAGCCCTTTCGGGGAATTTGTGTATTAA